The following are encoded in a window of Halosolutus halophilus genomic DNA:
- a CDS encoding carbohydrate ABC transporter permease, translating to MVTDTDDSPVTDDEMVTDGGRLAGGEAGRARDRDRTGNAVVNWMENLSEAAYAYLLLFPAFALLALIAFYPLLRTFVISLRADQTRGMDPLGAFVGVENYVDILTGNARLARQFLDVGLTSSIPFIELGTPFFQQALFVTLAFAVISVVMETVIGFGQAYVLDQDFRGRRWVRVAIILPWAVPIVIQGMIFFLLFQPTVGFGSDLMQSLGIFSGTPLANSRDAFIIILVADIWKSSAFMALLILAGLQSVDRSLYDVARVAGASPWQRFKLITLPLVMPALLVAMLFRTMDAMRVFGLIESTAGCTTVPSLSCLVVEAMFGGTRIYATAAAVAFATALVIGLIIAVYVLLFRDTEGGMY from the coding sequence ATGGTAACTGATACCGACGACAGCCCCGTGACCGACGACGAAATGGTTACAGACGGTGGAAGGCTGGCCGGCGGCGAAGCGGGGAGGGCCAGAGACCGTGATCGGACGGGCAACGCCGTCGTCAACTGGATGGAGAACCTGAGCGAGGCGGCCTACGCGTACCTACTGTTGTTCCCCGCGTTCGCGCTGCTGGCACTGATCGCGTTCTACCCGTTGCTTCGGACGTTCGTCATCTCGTTGCGCGCCGACCAGACGCGCGGGATGGATCCGCTCGGTGCGTTCGTCGGCGTCGAAAACTACGTCGACATTCTCACCGGGAACGCGCGGCTGGCCCGGCAGTTCCTCGACGTGGGGCTGACGTCGTCGATTCCTTTTATCGAACTCGGCACTCCGTTCTTCCAGCAGGCCTTGTTCGTCACGCTCGCGTTCGCGGTTATCAGCGTCGTCATGGAGACGGTGATCGGGTTCGGGCAGGCCTACGTGCTCGACCAGGACTTCCGGGGCCGACGCTGGGTCCGCGTGGCGATCATCCTCCCGTGGGCGGTGCCGATCGTCATCCAAGGGATGATCTTCTTCCTGCTGTTCCAGCCGACGGTCGGATTCGGCTCCGACCTCATGCAGAGCCTCGGCATCTTCAGCGGAACACCGCTGGCCAACAGCCGGGACGCCTTCATCATCATCCTCGTGGCCGACATCTGGAAGTCGTCGGCGTTCATGGCTCTGTTGATCCTCGCGGGGCTCCAGAGCGTCGATCGGAGTCTGTACGACGTCGCGCGCGTGGCCGGGGCCTCGCCGTGGCAGCGGTTTAAACTAATCACGCTCCCGCTGGTGATGCCGGCGCTGTTAGTCGCGATGCTGTTCCGGACGATGGACGCGATGCGTGTCTTCGGCTTGATCGAATCCACCGCCGGCTGTACGACCGTGCCGTCGTTGAGTTGCCTCGTCGTCGAGGCGATGTTCGGCGGGACCCGCATCTACGCG
- a CDS encoding extracellular solute-binding protein, with protein sequence MGPDSTGRNGRPGVSRRTFVAAAGTSATLGATAIAGCVGRGQRPNTVVMTAATDVEGIMYSDGDGPSVQQALWDAGLDEDIRVDIQTVVSDSATRMQTTQSALEAGRAPPDIHLMDSGWTVPFILRNQTVNLSENLSDDVLQRVNDDYLEAILETARHPESGDLHALPMFPDLGFTLYRQDLIEDAGHDTSGWGTDPPSWEKFANAVSDARDQAGLNYGYTTQAAAYEGLSCCTFNEVMTSWGGAYFGSSENLFTAGERPVTVNEQPVIDAIRMMRSFIEGESGNALDGYPQICPSPIVQWTEQESLSPFAAGNAVSNRNWSYAIAETGTEEVFGENLGVMTRPYAVSEEEAEYEGTGGTAAALGGWNLAVSPFSERQEEALQVLEAFSHEEVMLTIFELAGFLPPNLDLVGEANPDDVGPVARYGDVVNSASENAIPRPATDLWPEQSALIYQEINAAYRGAKAPESAMNDLAEELEQSEAEVQSNGN encoded by the coding sequence ATGGGACCAGATAGCACAGGACGAAACGGTCGTCCCGGGGTATCCCGTCGGACGTTCGTGGCCGCGGCGGGGACGTCCGCGACGTTGGGCGCGACGGCGATCGCCGGCTGTGTCGGTCGCGGACAGCGACCGAACACCGTCGTGATGACCGCCGCAACGGATGTCGAAGGGATCATGTACAGCGACGGCGACGGCCCTTCCGTCCAGCAGGCGCTTTGGGACGCCGGCCTCGACGAGGACATCCGCGTCGACATCCAGACCGTCGTCAGCGATTCCGCAACGCGAATGCAGACGACCCAGTCGGCGCTCGAGGCGGGTCGCGCCCCGCCCGACATCCACCTGATGGACAGCGGCTGGACGGTTCCGTTCATCCTTCGGAACCAGACGGTCAACCTGAGCGAGAACCTCTCGGACGACGTTCTCCAGCGTGTCAACGACGACTACCTCGAAGCGATCCTCGAGACGGCGCGTCATCCCGAGTCCGGGGATCTCCACGCGCTGCCGATGTTCCCCGATCTGGGGTTCACGTTGTACCGGCAGGACCTTATCGAGGACGCAGGACACGATACCAGCGGCTGGGGAACGGATCCACCGAGCTGGGAGAAGTTCGCGAACGCAGTCAGCGACGCGAGGGACCAGGCCGGCCTCAACTACGGGTACACGACGCAGGCGGCCGCCTACGAGGGGCTATCCTGCTGTACGTTCAACGAGGTGATGACCTCCTGGGGAGGGGCCTACTTCGGCAGCTCAGAGAACCTGTTCACCGCCGGCGAGCGCCCGGTCACCGTCAACGAACAACCGGTCATCGACGCGATCCGGATGATGCGCTCGTTCATCGAGGGCGAGAGCGGGAATGCGCTCGACGGGTACCCCCAGATCTGTCCGTCACCGATCGTCCAGTGGACGGAACAGGAATCGCTCAGTCCGTTCGCGGCCGGGAACGCCGTCTCGAACCGCAACTGGTCGTACGCGATCGCGGAGACGGGAACCGAGGAGGTCTTCGGTGAGAACCTCGGCGTGATGACGAGACCGTACGCGGTCTCCGAAGAGGAAGCCGAGTACGAGGGCACCGGCGGCACCGCTGCGGCACTCGGCGGCTGGAACCTCGCCGTGAGTCCGTTCTCGGAACGCCAGGAGGAAGCGCTGCAAGTCCTCGAGGCGTTCAGTCACGAGGAAGTAATGCTCACCATCTTCGAACTCGCGGGGTTTCTCCCGCCGAACCTCGATCTGGTCGGGGAGGCCAATCCGGACGACGTCGGCCCAGTCGCTCGCTACGGGGACGTGGTTAATTCGGCCAGCGAGAACGCGATCCCACGGCCGGCAACCGACCTCTGGCCCGAACAATCGGCGCTGATCTATCAGGAGATCAACGCGGCGTACCGCGGCGCGAAAGCGCCCGAATCGGCGATGAACGATCTCGCGGAAGAGCTCGAACAGAGCGAAGCGGAGGTGCAATCGAATGGTAACTGA
- the trmB gene encoding HTH-type sugar sensing transcriptional regulator TrmB — MAPDELRSTVERVGDRFNLGEYEIDAYLTVLEQGQLTASEIADRTDIPQPRVYDTVRSLSDRGLVELRESRPMKVVAIDPGEAFENVQNSLEQMIDELEARYTAPARDTEAVSLVKSRSTILRYLEEVIDAAEYELSLSLTPDLLTRFEEELGAAVDAGVSVDLIVTPAAEAPDPAEFDYLEVATTARARRGITTPVVAVADGNYSVYATQDALRDDQDRYGVIFNRSALGFLVSGFFGTVLWTTAERTLGEDGSARTYPRKYASIRRCVKDIIDDGGEFYATIEGRDVAVGGQRIVRGRIVDVSFEVSEEVAALTMESEDGGEVTIGGRVAALEDVEAHEIHIGRHEPPTIED, encoded by the coding sequence ATGGCACCAGACGAGCTTCGCTCGACGGTCGAGCGCGTCGGGGACCGGTTCAACCTCGGCGAGTACGAGATCGACGCCTACCTCACCGTCCTGGAACAGGGTCAGCTCACGGCGAGCGAGATCGCGGATCGCACCGACATCCCACAGCCCCGCGTCTACGACACCGTCCGCAGCCTGAGCGATCGCGGCCTCGTCGAACTGCGCGAATCCCGTCCGATGAAGGTCGTCGCGATCGATCCCGGCGAAGCCTTCGAAAACGTCCAGAACTCGCTGGAACAGATGATCGACGAACTCGAGGCGCGCTACACCGCACCGGCCCGGGACACGGAGGCCGTCTCGCTCGTGAAGTCCCGATCGACGATCCTGCGGTACCTGGAGGAGGTCATCGACGCCGCCGAGTACGAACTCTCGCTGTCGCTGACGCCCGATCTGCTCACCCGGTTCGAGGAGGAACTCGGGGCCGCCGTCGACGCCGGTGTGAGCGTCGATCTGATCGTGACGCCGGCAGCCGAGGCTCCCGACCCGGCCGAGTTCGACTACCTCGAAGTGGCGACGACGGCCCGCGCGCGCCGCGGGATCACCACCCCCGTCGTGGCCGTCGCCGACGGGAACTACTCCGTGTACGCGACCCAGGACGCCCTCCGCGACGACCAGGACCGGTACGGCGTCATCTTCAACCGCTCCGCGCTCGGCTTTCTGGTCTCGGGCTTCTTCGGGACCGTGCTCTGGACGACGGCCGAACGGACCCTCGGCGAGGACGGCAGCGCGAGAACGTACCCCCGCAAGTACGCCTCGATCCGCCGCTGCGTGAAGGACATCATCGACGACGGCGGCGAGTTCTACGCGACTATCGAGGGACGGGACGTCGCCGTCGGCGGCCAGCGGATCGTTCGCGGACGCATCGTCGACGTCTCGTTCGAGGTCAGCGAGGAAGTCGCCGCCCTCACGATGGAGAGCGAGGACGGCGGGGAGGTCACGATCGGTGGCCGCGTCGCCGCACTCGAGGACGTCGAAGCCCACGAAATCCACATCGGTCGCCACGAACCGCCGACGATCGAGGACTGA
- a CDS encoding mechanosensitive ion channel family protein, which yields MRGVAQSNASNVSNATEEVEGVLPIDVPDPLMDLVLAAIVLVIGWYLSKLAVRVAGRTVAQRIERPSVTRTVLRGVKAAVLVTALLVALRILGVGGTEIFLSVTVISAVIAIVLAPLVGNYINGLFVLADRPYEIGDMIEVVDQGHVGFVEDITMRYTKIFTLQNTFIVVPNAEIQSRDVVNYSAEDERTRLSIEFDVTYDSDIEVARQQAERAARSVDAVISGGPDIRIGSARYAAAPLCNIAEYGDNGIMLELYFWLNQPYKQAVARSAVHAAVRERFAERDVEFAYPRRHHVFDDTSGVAQVAVDQNRSDRVPAGGSVEVGDGSGEVDE from the coding sequence ATGCGAGGGGTCGCGCAGTCGAACGCGAGCAATGTGAGCAACGCGACGGAGGAGGTCGAGGGCGTCCTCCCCATCGACGTCCCGGATCCGCTGATGGATCTCGTTCTCGCCGCGATCGTCCTCGTGATCGGCTGGTACCTTTCGAAACTCGCCGTCAGGGTCGCCGGCCGAACGGTCGCCCAGCGGATCGAACGCCCGAGCGTGACCCGAACAGTGTTACGTGGGGTCAAGGCGGCGGTTCTGGTCACCGCGCTCCTCGTCGCGCTTAGAATCCTGGGCGTCGGCGGCACCGAGATCTTCCTCTCGGTGACCGTCATCTCGGCCGTGATCGCGATCGTGCTCGCACCGCTTGTCGGCAACTACATCAACGGCCTGTTCGTCCTCGCGGATCGGCCCTACGAGATCGGCGACATGATCGAGGTCGTCGATCAGGGCCACGTCGGCTTCGTCGAGGACATCACGATGCGGTACACGAAAATCTTCACCCTCCAGAACACGTTCATCGTCGTCCCGAACGCCGAGATCCAGTCCCGCGACGTCGTCAACTACTCCGCAGAAGACGAACGGACCCGCCTCTCGATCGAGTTCGACGTCACCTACGACAGCGACATCGAGGTCGCGCGCCAGCAGGCCGAGCGGGCCGCTCGATCGGTCGACGCGGTCATCTCCGGCGGACCGGACATCCGGATCGGGAGCGCCCGCTACGCGGCAGCACCTCTCTGTAACATCGCGGAGTACGGCGACAACGGCATCATGCTCGAACTGTACTTCTGGCTCAACCAGCCGTACAAGCAGGCGGTCGCACGGTCGGCCGTCCACGCGGCGGTCCGGGAACGGTTCGCGGAGCGCGACGTCGAGTTCGCCTACCCACGTCGCCACCACGTCTTCGACGACACCAGCGGCGTCGCGCAGGTGGCCGTCGATCAGAACCGATCGGACCGGGTCCCCGCCGGTGGGTCGGTCGAGGTGGGCGACGGTTCCGGGGAGGTAGACGAGTAG
- a CDS encoding universal stress protein codes for MYDDILIPTDGSSTVPETLAHGLPIAATNDATVHALYVVDSRITAAASDEMGSDLEQSLEAEGREAVAAVEDRAAAEGLDAVGEVREGTPSKAILEYADENGIDLIVIGTRGKSPREKVTSLGSVSERVVDNASIPVFVVRGAGDD; via the coding sequence ATGTACGACGACATTCTCATTCCGACCGACGGCAGTAGCACGGTGCCCGAGACGCTCGCACACGGGTTGCCGATCGCCGCGACGAACGACGCGACGGTCCACGCGCTGTACGTCGTCGACAGTCGCATCACGGCGGCAGCGTCCGACGAAATGGGATCGGATCTCGAACAGTCACTGGAAGCGGAGGGACGGGAGGCCGTCGCTGCCGTCGAGGACCGGGCGGCGGCGGAGGGTCTCGACGCTGTCGGCGAGGTTCGGGAGGGGACTCCATCGAAGGCGATCCTCGAGTACGCCGACGAGAACGGAATCGACCTGATCGTCATCGGGACGCGCGGCAAGAGTCCGCGGGAGAAGGTTACCTCGCTCGGCAGCGTCTCGGAGCGCGTCGTCGACAACGCGTCGATTCCAGTGTTCGTCGTGCGAGGGGCGGGCGACGACTGA
- a CDS encoding universal stress protein yields MTLVVVPVRYPLTKHSRWTLERAIEVARERDAALTVLHIDLYQNGRKVRRTDLKNAVEETFGRIENTRYVVRTGFLVEESILDEVAAEEADAVVIGTRQASRLRRIFQRFTDNPDIDRYLREHLDCDVITVESAAA; encoded by the coding sequence ATGACGTTGGTCGTGGTCCCCGTTCGGTATCCGTTGACGAAACACTCGCGTTGGACGCTCGAGCGGGCGATCGAGGTCGCTCGCGAGCGAGACGCGGCGTTGACAGTCTTGCACATCGATCTCTACCAGAACGGGCGAAAAGTCCGCCGAACGGACCTGAAAAACGCCGTCGAGGAGACGTTCGGCCGCATCGAGAACACGCGGTACGTCGTCCGAACGGGGTTTCTCGTCGAGGAGAGCATTCTCGACGAAGTCGCGGCCGAGGAGGCCGACGCCGTCGTCATCGGCACGCGCCAGGCGAGTCGACTGCGGCGGATCTTCCAGCGGTTCACTGACAATCCGGACATCGATCGCTACCTGCGCGAGCACCTCGACTGCGACGTGATCACCGTCGAGAGCGCAGCGGCGTAG
- a CDS encoding DUF5816 domain-containing protein — MQTRTTEDDTTVYVSETDGDKGSKGPFLVAYESRDADRRYGWFCTNCESFDNAMDSMGRIKCNRCGNFRKPTEWDAAHE, encoded by the coding sequence ATGCAAACGCGGACGACCGAGGACGACACGACGGTCTACGTGTCCGAAACCGACGGGGACAAGGGTTCGAAGGGACCCTTCCTCGTCGCCTACGAATCTCGCGACGCCGACCGTCGATACGGCTGGTTCTGTACGAACTGCGAGAGTTTCGACAACGCGATGGACTCGATGGGGCGGATCAAGTGCAACCGGTGTGGGAACTTCCGAAAGCCGACCGAGTGGGACGCTGCCCACGAGTGA
- a CDS encoding DUF7116 family protein, with the protein MRLVEQARSIFAELGYTVEGDGPEFRAEREWKVVHVNAVLENGSLPSGSGRFHCFVARPEDADDLEQRLTSVNPNYEWAIIVADGEDYQVERAPPGPRVSA; encoded by the coding sequence ATGCGACTCGTCGAGCAGGCCAGATCGATTTTCGCAGAGCTGGGCTACACCGTCGAAGGGGACGGCCCGGAGTTTCGAGCCGAACGCGAGTGGAAAGTCGTCCACGTGAATGCGGTCCTCGAGAACGGATCGCTTCCATCCGGATCGGGACGGTTCCACTGTTTCGTCGCTCGTCCCGAAGACGCAGACGATCTAGAGCAGCGGCTCACAAGCGTGAACCCGAATTACGAGTGGGCGATCATCGTCGCCGACGGGGAGGACTATCAGGTCGAACGGGCCCCGCCGGGACCGCGCGTCTCGGCCTGA
- a CDS encoding pyridoxal-phosphate-dependent aminotransferase family protein: protein MSDDSASNEAPHVDELTPPNRTLMGPGPSDVNPRVLRAMSTPLVGHLDPSFVEIMDEVQELLRYTFRTDNQWTIPVSGTGSAAMEAAIGNVVEPGNTMLVPTNGYFGGRMASMARRAGGEVVEVDAPWGEPLDPATVSDALAEHDPDVFGFVHAETSTGVLQPDVPELTAAAHDHEALVIADTVTSLGGVELRVDEWGIDVAYSGPQKCLSCPPGASPLTLSDEAMDKVLTRDEDPRSWYLDLSLLEGYWGDERSYHHTAPITNVYAIREALRLVAEEGIEQRWARHERLAGALKAGVEAMGLEMNAPDEYWLPSLNAVRVPDGIDDGAVCAELLDRFDLEIAGGLGDLDGEIFRIGCMGHSARPENVIYVVTALGDVLEEMGADVDPGAGVTATRRALKE from the coding sequence ATGTCGGACGATTCCGCTTCGAACGAAGCGCCACATGTCGACGAGCTGACGCCACCTAATCGGACGCTGATGGGGCCGGGGCCGAGCGACGTCAATCCCCGCGTCCTGCGGGCGATGAGCACGCCCCTCGTGGGCCATCTCGACCCCTCGTTCGTCGAAATCATGGACGAGGTCCAGGAACTGCTGCGGTACACCTTCCGGACCGACAACCAGTGGACGATCCCGGTTTCCGGAACCGGATCGGCCGCGATGGAGGCGGCGATCGGCAACGTCGTCGAGCCGGGAAATACGATGCTCGTCCCGACGAACGGCTACTTCGGCGGACGGATGGCCTCGATGGCCCGCCGGGCGGGCGGCGAGGTCGTCGAAGTCGACGCCCCGTGGGGCGAACCGCTCGATCCGGCCACCGTCTCCGACGCGCTCGCGGAACACGACCCCGACGTGTTCGGGTTCGTCCACGCCGAGACGAGTACGGGCGTGCTCCAGCCCGACGTGCCGGAACTCACCGCGGCGGCCCACGATCACGAGGCGCTGGTGATCGCCGACACCGTCACCTCCCTCGGCGGGGTCGAGTTGCGAGTCGACGAGTGGGGGATCGACGTCGCCTACTCGGGGCCACAGAAGTGTCTCTCCTGTCCGCCGGGGGCCAGCCCGCTCACCCTCTCCGACGAGGCCATGGACAAGGTCCTCACGCGCGACGAAGACCCCCGATCGTGGTACCTCGACCTCTCCCTGCTCGAGGGGTACTGGGGCGACGAGCGCTCGTATCACCACACCGCGCCGATCACGAACGTCTACGCGATCCGGGAGGCACTGCGGCTGGTGGCCGAGGAGGGCATCGAACAGCGGTGGGCCCGTCACGAACGTCTGGCCGGCGCGCTGAAAGCCGGCGTCGAGGCGATGGGCCTGGAAATGAACGCCCCCGACGAGTACTGGCTTCCGAGCCTGAACGCCGTCCGGGTGCCCGACGGCATCGACGACGGCGCGGTCTGTGCCGAGCTGCTCGATCGGTTCGACCTCGAGATCGCGGGCGGCCTCGGCGACCTCGACGGTGAGATCTTCCGCATCGGCTGTATGGGCCACTCCGCGCGACCGGAGAACGTGATCTACGTGGTCACGGCGCTCGGTGACGTGCTGGAAGAGATGGGTGCTGACGTCGATCCCGGCGCTGGTGTGACGGCGACCAGGCGTGCGCTAAAAGAATGA